One genomic region from Uloborus diversus isolate 005 chromosome 2, Udiv.v.3.1, whole genome shotgun sequence encodes:
- the LOC129216653 gene encoding uncharacterized protein LOC129216653 produces the protein MASDSSYTTDYSSSIDSEKEKAIQTACQEIAAANRFDFHAKIGSGTFGDVFRVEDKERNVVLALKIISNEDLCQDENDFWPQLQHPNIVPLLETIKYSSAQVYLMPMMKTSLYDVVHESNFCDGIGCWKKLKKWLHQVLCGLEYMHGKQFCHLDLKADNVLISENGVAMLCDFSFIKSTTEVIEKGDFGLPSIYRPPEARPCLSEYETKVNGIAFDQWSFGIMTLEIFTDAPLSDKVDTISVSSSDSNPPPVDLWHRDLYPVLMKETQEKKFKFSVRKCFPKLKLALKECRRALEFILVFLQPHPSQRWTAERGKRHAFLEKGKLRLGRPLHEVWSKTDIPSELRTAFISTKMSSEEILIPENSTYSNASQSTSRKENMKVNVEELDSLYHSLTLKKFDENKSSNFGGNDQKRKTKNSVNIRQKRTKCLSENDGHMCKDKKST, from the coding sequence ATGGCTAGCGATTCGAGTTATACTACTGATTACAGTTCGTCTATTGATTCCGAAAAAGAGAAGGCCATACAAACTGCATGTCAGGAGATAGCGGCTGCCAACAGATTTGACTTCCATGCGAAAATTGGCTCAGGAACTTTCGGCGATGTGTTTAGGGTCGAAGACAAAGAAAGGAACGTTGTACTGGCTTTGAAGATAATATCCAATGAAGATTTATGCCAAGATGAAAACGATTTCTGGCCTCAACTGCAACATCCCAACATCGTGCCACTTTTAGAAACCATTAAATACTCTTCTGCACAAGTATACTTAATGCCGATGATGAAAACTTCCCTATACGATGTTGTTCATGAATCTAATTTTTGTGATGGCATTGGTTGCTGGAAAAAGCTCAAAAAGTGGTTGCACCAAGTTCTCTGCGGTTTGGAATACATGCATGGAAAGCAGTTTTGCCACTTGGATCTCAAAGCAGATAATGTGCTGATATCTGAAAATGGGGTAGCAATGTTGTGcgatttttctttcataaaatcaACTACAGAAGTGATAGAAAAAGGAGATTTTGGCTTGCCGAGTATCTACCGACCCCCCGAGGCTCGTCCCTGCCTGTCGGAGTACGAAACTAAAGTCAACGGTATTGCGTTTGACCAGTGGAGCTTTGGCATCATGACCCTCGAAATCTTCACCGATGCCCCCCTCTCGGATAAAGTGGATACCATCAGCGTCAGTTCCTCAGATTCGAACCCTCCCCCAGTAGATCTGTGGCACAGAGATCTATACCCCGTCCTTATGAAGGAAACAcaagagaaaaaattcaaattttccgttCGTAAATGTTTCCCTAAACTGAAACTAGCTCTGAAAGAGTGCAGACGTGCCTTAGAATTCATATTGGTGTTCCTTCAGCCCCACCCCAGCCAAAGATGGACCGCTGAGCGAGGAAAAAGACACGCCTTTCTCGAAAAAGGGAAACTAAGACTTGGAAGACCATTACATGAAGTCTGGTCTAAAACTGATATTCCTTCAGAGCTTAGAACAGCATTTATTAGTACTAAAATGTCCTCTGAAGAAATACTAATACCTGAAAATTCAACTTACAGCAATGCTTCTCAAAGTACTTCAAGAAAAGAGAACATGAAAGTCAATGTGGAGGAACTTGACTCCCTGTATCACTCtttaacactgaagaaatttgatgaaaataaaagttcaaactTTGGCGGCAATGATCAGAAACGCAAAACAAAAAACAGTGTGAATATACGACAGAAAAGGACAAAATGTTTGAGTGAGAATGACGGACACATGTGTAAAGACAAGAAAAGTACTTAA